From a single Lactococcus carnosus genomic region:
- the mnmA gene encoding tRNA 2-thiouridine(34) synthase MnmA — MQNDNSKTRVVVGMSGGVDSSVTALLLKEQGYDVIGIFMKNWDDTDEFGVCTATEDYKDVALVADQIGIPYYTVNFEKEYWDRVFEYFLAEYRAGRTPNPDVMCNKEIKFKAFLDYATELGADYVATGHYAQVTRDDAGLVHMLRGADDNKDQTYFLSQLTQAQLQKVLFPLGHLEKPEVRKIAERAGLATAKKKDSTGICFIGEKNFKQFLSQYLPAQKGRMMTFEGRDMGEHAGLMYYTIGQRGGLGIGGQHGGDNEPWFVVGKDLTQNVLYVGQGFHHEALYSTSLDASELSFTRDMPDTFEMHCTAKFRYRQADTGVTIKVNGDKVDVVFDEPVRAITPGQAVVFYDGEECLGGGLIDHAYKNEAVMQYQ, encoded by the coding sequence TTGCAAAATGATAATTCAAAAACACGTGTCGTTGTCGGCATGAGTGGTGGAGTAGATTCCAGTGTCACGGCGCTTTTGCTCAAAGAGCAAGGCTATGACGTGATCGGCATCTTCATGAAGAACTGGGATGATACCGATGAATTCGGTGTCTGTACCGCGACTGAGGATTATAAGGATGTTGCGCTGGTCGCTGATCAGATCGGGATTCCTTACTATACAGTCAACTTTGAAAAAGAGTATTGGGATCGTGTATTTGAATACTTTTTAGCTGAGTATCGCGCTGGTAGAACGCCTAATCCAGATGTCATGTGTAACAAGGAGATTAAGTTTAAAGCCTTTCTTGACTATGCGACAGAACTTGGTGCTGACTATGTGGCAACTGGACATTATGCGCAAGTAACACGTGATGATGCTGGTCTTGTTCATATGTTGCGTGGTGCTGATGATAATAAGGATCAAACTTATTTTCTTAGTCAGCTTACACAAGCACAACTCCAAAAAGTGCTATTTCCACTTGGTCATCTGGAAAAACCAGAGGTCAGAAAAATAGCAGAACGTGCAGGCCTTGCAACAGCTAAGAAAAAAGATTCAACAGGCATCTGTTTTATCGGTGAAAAAAACTTTAAACAGTTTCTCAGCCAATATCTGCCTGCTCAAAAAGGACGTATGATGACCTTTGAAGGCAGAGATATGGGAGAACACGCTGGCCTCATGTATTATACGATCGGTCAACGTGGCGGTTTAGGTATAGGTGGTCAACATGGTGGGGATAATGAACCCTGGTTTGTTGTAGGTAAAGACCTCACACAAAATGTCTTGTATGTTGGTCAAGGCTTTCATCATGAAGCACTTTACTCAACAAGCTTAGATGCTAGTGAACTTTCCTTTACACGTGACATGCCAGATACCTTTGAGATGCACTGTACAGCTAAGTTCCGCTACCGTCAAGCAGATACTGGTGTCACAATCAAGGTCAATGGCGATAAGGTTGACGTCGTATTTGACGAACCCGTTCGTGCCATCACACCAGGCCAAGCAGTTGTTTTCTATGATGGAGAAGAATGTTTGGGCGGCGGCTTAATCGACCATGCCTACAAAAATGAAGCAGTCATGCAATATCAATAA
- a CDS encoding Type 1 glutamine amidotransferase-like domain-containing protein, giving the protein MKQLFLASSFEDVAHRLPEFAGQAIKGKVVTFIPTANVSQENHGYVLAAKKAFEALGMIVDELEVSTASAVDIKRKLENNDAIYVSGGNTFFLRQELAITGADRLIIEQVNQGKLYIGESAGSVITSPDIAYISAMDSIKKAPLLTSTQGLNLVDFYTLPHYNSAPFEADAETIIADYGHKVNLKPITNAQIITVLGDKVAII; this is encoded by the coding sequence ATGAAACAATTATTCCTCGCATCGTCTTTTGAAGATGTCGCCCACCGTTTACCTGAATTTGCTGGCCAAGCTATTAAAGGTAAAGTCGTCACATTTATCCCAACAGCTAATGTCTCTCAAGAAAACCATGGCTATGTGCTAGCAGCTAAAAAAGCCTTTGAAGCACTTGGTATGATTGTTGACGAACTAGAAGTTTCTACAGCATCTGCTGTAGATATCAAGCGCAAACTCGAAAACAATGATGCCATCTATGTCTCAGGTGGTAACACCTTCTTCCTACGCCAGGAACTTGCCATTACAGGTGCTGATCGCTTGATTATCGAGCAAGTCAATCAAGGGAAGCTCTACATCGGAGAATCTGCTGGCTCCGTTATCACATCGCCTGACATCGCCTATATTTCAGCCATGGATAGTATCAAAAAAGCACCTCTGTTGACTAGCACGCAAGGGCTGAATCTCGTTGATTTCTATACGTTGCCTCATTATAATAGTGCACCCTTTGAGGCCGATGCTGAGACAATCATAGCTGACTATGGTCATAAAGTCAATCTCAAACCGATTACAAATGCACAAATCATCACTGTTTTAGGAGATAAAGTAGCGATTATTTAA
- the mngB gene encoding mannosylglycerate hydrolase — translation MIKKVHVVPHSHWDREWYFTTSRSKLYLMHNLQKVLALLSADKGYAHFVLDGQASLLDDYLAWRPEDQATIEKLVKAGKLIVGPWYTQTDQLVISGESIVRNMQYGMAISDAVGGYMPVGYVPDSFGQSAAMPQIYREFEIEDTLFWRGVSDDDVKHTEYTWRGEDGSVVNVYQIPSGYYIGGDIPENDGLSQFLKEDPFKTVWDRSTTDQVLFPNGFDQAPARENLSELVAKMNMAYDEFDLEISTFEAYINSIKAQHPQLEQVSGELLNGKMMRIHKSIFSSRPDLKKLNTEVQNYLINKLEPILSMSTSLGFDYPTEVVKEIWKLMFENAAHDSIGSCVSDTTNEDIYLRYKKAKDLAENLVELKLRELVMHMDNKADITLTAFNTASQAMSGVFETTLYVPQLDFAIEDEAGNAYPYTILSAIDQTDYVLGQGNVLDGSKAQFRPGRVYKVEIAIALADVNAFGYQQFHLNLGKVTHQPLEKSLDTCIENAFYKIQVNARNSVDILDKKLNIWYKDQAILEENGDDGDSFNYSPPRQDRVIQSTEFSPEIIVEKSDIISTLVLSYRMQVPENLSARASGENDVTLPVSLTIKLKQNTAFIDFSCSVDNRHADSHRLCVLFDTAIASKFSYADQQFGVLKRPVVREHDMALWEADQASWNEVPIAIETCQSFVSLENEARGVALVPKAVREYEIVGDAYDTIRLTLFRTYGFMGKADLLYRPGRASGESVIETPDAQLHQKMTYDFSVVYYQGSLSDYALSNQVNHYLKGLELYQYAEYLNTRLRFTQFDVEKYLPLSNSLFETTGALVLSTVKKAENRDGLILRYYNGNYQTPETIKIKVNQAVKLAELVNLKEATKQDLSVSSDCIVIPEVGHAKFISLYIEFE, via the coding sequence ATGATTAAGAAAGTTCATGTCGTACCACATTCTCATTGGGATCGTGAGTGGTATTTTACAACCAGCAGATCTAAACTATATTTGATGCATAATTTACAAAAAGTACTCGCACTTTTATCAGCAGATAAGGGCTATGCGCATTTTGTACTCGATGGTCAAGCCTCTTTATTAGATGATTATCTTGCATGGCGGCCAGAAGATCAAGCAACCATTGAAAAACTAGTCAAAGCAGGTAAGTTGATTGTTGGGCCATGGTATACACAGACGGACCAACTGGTCATTTCTGGAGAAAGTATTGTCAGAAATATGCAATATGGAATGGCCATCAGTGATGCTGTAGGTGGCTATATGCCTGTCGGCTATGTACCAGATTCATTTGGCCAGTCTGCAGCTATGCCACAAATTTATAGAGAATTCGAGATTGAAGATACCCTGTTTTGGCGTGGCGTCAGTGATGATGATGTCAAACATACGGAGTATACATGGCGTGGTGAAGATGGCAGTGTTGTCAATGTCTATCAAATACCGTCAGGCTATTATATTGGTGGAGATATTCCAGAAAATGACGGACTATCTCAGTTTTTAAAGGAAGATCCCTTTAAAACAGTTTGGGACCGTAGTACAACTGATCAAGTCCTTTTCCCTAATGGCTTTGACCAAGCACCAGCTAGAGAAAATCTCAGTGAACTCGTCGCAAAAATGAACATGGCATACGACGAGTTTGATTTGGAAATCTCCACATTCGAAGCTTACATTAATAGTATAAAGGCACAACACCCCCAACTAGAACAAGTTTCAGGTGAGTTGTTAAATGGTAAGATGATGCGGATTCACAAGTCCATCTTTTCATCACGGCCAGACTTAAAAAAACTGAACACAGAAGTACAAAACTACTTGATCAATAAACTGGAGCCAATCTTATCGATGTCGACTAGTTTGGGATTTGACTATCCAACTGAAGTGGTGAAAGAAATATGGAAACTGATGTTTGAGAATGCAGCGCATGACTCTATCGGCTCTTGCGTATCTGATACGACCAACGAAGACATTTATTTGCGGTATAAAAAAGCAAAAGATCTGGCAGAAAATTTGGTAGAGCTGAAGCTGCGTGAACTTGTCATGCATATGGACAATAAAGCAGACATAACCCTCACAGCCTTCAATACGGCATCACAAGCCATGTCAGGTGTTTTTGAAACGACTTTATATGTACCACAACTAGATTTTGCTATTGAAGATGAGGCAGGAAATGCCTATCCGTATACGATTTTATCAGCAATAGATCAGACGGACTACGTGCTAGGACAAGGTAATGTGTTGGATGGAAGCAAAGCGCAATTTAGACCCGGTCGTGTCTATAAAGTCGAGATTGCTATCGCTTTAGCTGATGTCAATGCCTTTGGCTATCAACAATTTCATCTCAATCTTGGGAAAGTCACCCACCAACCATTGGAAAAAAGTCTGGATACTTGTATTGAAAATGCCTTTTATAAGATTCAAGTTAATGCACGCAATTCAGTAGATATCCTAGATAAAAAATTAAATATCTGGTACAAAGATCAGGCCATACTAGAAGAAAATGGGGATGATGGGGATTCGTTTAACTACTCGCCACCACGACAAGATAGGGTGATTCAATCTACTGAGTTCTCACCCGAGATCATAGTAGAAAAATCGGACATTATCAGCACACTCGTCTTAAGCTATAGGATGCAAGTTCCTGAAAACTTATCAGCGCGTGCATCAGGCGAAAACGATGTGACACTACCAGTCTCCTTAACGATTAAACTCAAGCAAAATACGGCCTTCATAGATTTCTCTTGCTCAGTTGATAATCGACATGCCGATAGTCATAGACTCTGTGTCCTATTTGATACTGCTATCGCCTCAAAATTCTCCTATGCAGACCAACAGTTTGGCGTCTTGAAGCGTCCGGTTGTTCGAGAACACGACATGGCTTTATGGGAAGCAGATCAGGCGTCATGGAATGAAGTACCGATTGCCATCGAAACATGCCAAAGTTTCGTCTCCTTAGAGAATGAAGCGCGTGGTGTGGCGCTAGTGCCTAAAGCAGTGAGAGAATATGAGATTGTCGGCGACGCTTATGATACCATCAGACTGACACTGTTTAGAACGTATGGGTTCATGGGCAAAGCAGATTTGCTATATAGACCAGGTCGCGCATCTGGAGAATCGGTCATCGAAACACCGGATGCTCAATTACATCAAAAAATGACCTATGATTTTTCAGTCGTCTATTATCAAGGTAGCTTATCTGATTATGCACTGTCAAATCAGGTTAATCACTACCTTAAAGGCCTTGAACTCTATCAGTACGCTGAATACTTGAATACACGCCTCAGATTTACACAATTTGATGTTGAAAAATACTTGCCACTTAGCAACAGTTTATTTGAAACGACTGGCGCCTTGGTCCTCAGTACGGTTAAAAAAGCTGAAAATCGAGATGGGCTTATCTTGAGATACTATAATGGGAATTATCAGACACCAGAAACCATCAAAATAAAGGTTAACCAAGCAGTCAAACTTGCCGAACTGGTCAACTTAAAAGAAGCAACTAAGCAAGACCTATCAGTGTCATCTGATTGTATCGTGATACCAGAAGTTGGTCATGCTAAATTCATTAGTCTTTATATTGAGTTTGAATAA
- a CDS encoding PTS fructose transporter subunit IIC has product MTKEKDMKKFLNTAKGHLMTGISFALPMIIGASLVVAIPKMIALAMGITSLDPFAKTAGFEHYLYLVEQVGWTGIGLINTVLAGFIAYSISDKSALGAGLIGGAIASKTNAGFLGAMIAGFVAGYAVVWCKNHIKVPEKYNSILPLIVFPLAATLSVALIMGVILSGPLGLINTGLVSWIKAMIENDVNKVLLAVIMGAMIGSDLGGPINKASWMAGNVLLTEGIFLPAIIVNVAICAVPMGYALASLFHKNKMSHELLDASRNNYVMGFIGITEGAIPFTMINPLKLVPVNMIGGALASGIGVSLGMYAKMPPVGGVYGFFTVGNGWAYLVGLFAGAAFIGFVAPLLVNFKSEAMGETMSVDDIEISFE; this is encoded by the coding sequence ATTACAAAGGAGAAGGATATGAAAAAATTTCTAAACACGGCAAAAGGCCATCTGATGACGGGGATTAGTTTTGCCCTACCGATGATCATTGGGGCATCTCTCGTTGTTGCTATTCCTAAAATGATAGCGCTTGCAATGGGGATTACTAGCCTAGATCCATTTGCCAAAACAGCTGGATTCGAGCACTATTTATACTTAGTTGAGCAAGTTGGTTGGACTGGTATCGGCTTAATCAATACAGTGCTTGCAGGTTTTATTGCTTATTCGATTTCAGATAAATCAGCACTAGGTGCGGGGCTTATCGGTGGTGCGATTGCCTCTAAAACAAATGCCGGTTTCCTCGGTGCCATGATTGCCGGGTTTGTCGCAGGTTACGCTGTTGTTTGGTGTAAGAACCATATCAAAGTACCTGAAAAATATAACAGCATCTTACCATTAATCGTTTTTCCATTAGCAGCGACGCTATCGGTTGCCTTAATCATGGGGGTTATTCTATCAGGCCCACTGGGCTTGATTAATACAGGACTCGTGTCCTGGATTAAAGCCATGATTGAAAACGATGTCAATAAAGTATTGCTAGCTGTCATTATGGGTGCTATGATTGGCTCTGACCTAGGAGGTCCAATTAATAAAGCCTCTTGGATGGCGGGGAATGTGTTACTAACTGAAGGCATTTTCTTACCAGCAATTATCGTAAATGTCGCGATTTGTGCAGTACCGATGGGGTATGCATTGGCATCACTCTTCCATAAAAATAAAATGAGTCATGAGCTATTAGATGCAAGCCGAAATAATTACGTGATGGGCTTCATCGGGATCACAGAAGGTGCAATTCCCTTTACCATGATCAATCCACTCAAGTTAGTCCCCGTAAATATGATTGGTGGTGCTTTGGCATCAGGTATTGGGGTTAGCTTAGGCATGTATGCTAAAATGCCTCCAGTAGGTGGCGTCTATGGCTTCTTTACAGTTGGTAACGGTTGGGCTTATCTAGTAGGCTTATTTGCAGGAGCTGCCTTTATCGGATTTGTCGCACCTTTGCTTGTTAACTTTAAATCAGAAGCAATGGGTGAAACGATGAGCGTTGATGATATTGAAATTAGCTTTGAATAA
- a CDS encoding PTS fructose transporter subunit IIB, with protein sequence MKIVGITSCPAGLAHTPMAAKALEKAGPKLGYEVRIEQQGSMGQVNKLTAAEIEAADFVLLATDQKITGQERFQGKKQIRINITTCIKAPEAVLKKCVQAVSGDE encoded by the coding sequence ATGAAAATTGTAGGGATTACCTCTTGTCCAGCAGGACTAGCACATACACCAATGGCTGCCAAAGCACTAGAAAAAGCCGGACCAAAATTAGGCTATGAAGTGCGTATTGAACAGCAAGGGTCGATGGGGCAGGTGAATAAACTCACTGCTGCAGAAATCGAGGCAGCTGACTTTGTCTTACTTGCGACGGATCAAAAAATTACTGGACAAGAACGCTTTCAAGGTAAAAAGCAGATTCGGATTAATATCACAACCTGCATTAAAGCGCCAGAAGCTGTGCTAAAAAAATGCGTGCAGGCAGTTTCAGGTGATGAGTAG
- a CDS encoding PTS sugar transporter subunit IIA codes for MEFRNENILLDVTVKDKLALFEYIADYAVTHKIVADGDALVEAFLRREREVSTGLQDSFAIPHAKAAFINEPIVLFLKLSQPIEWETFDDKPVANVFALLVPSEFEGMVHLQMISQIATSLMEEAFTDIIKHTDDVTLLTKTISSAMNGEY; via the coding sequence ATGGAATTTAGGAATGAAAACATTTTATTAGACGTCACAGTAAAAGATAAATTAGCCTTGTTTGAATATATAGCGGACTATGCTGTGACACATAAGATTGTTGCTGATGGCGACGCTTTAGTTGAGGCGTTTTTAAGAAGAGAACGTGAGGTGTCTACAGGATTGCAAGATTCATTTGCCATTCCACACGCCAAAGCTGCGTTTATTAATGAACCCATTGTTTTATTTTTGAAGCTGAGTCAACCAATCGAGTGGGAGACATTTGACGACAAACCTGTGGCTAATGTCTTTGCATTATTAGTGCCATCAGAGTTTGAAGGCATGGTTCATCTGCAAATGATTAGTCAGATTGCGACTTCATTAATGGAAGAAGCATTTACAGATATCATCAAGCATACAGATGACGTGACCTTATTAACAAAAACAATTTCGAGCGCAATGAATGGAGAGTATTGA
- a CDS encoding IS30 family transposase, with protein sequence MQDHYNTRCKELTYPERQCIERWHNKDKLSNRQIALLLGKAPQTINNEVLLGLVQLKTKTKYSSRRAQELHKVNKQHCGRKSKLSSDLNQKISEGVRDKQSLEVILQSFIGLVCLKTLYNWLEKGWLDVKYHELLYPHYKKAKKLRKTQPKRPFGLSIEERPEEINNRSGFGHWEIDTVILTRAKNECLLTLTERVTRFEVIRLIPDKSARSVNTALQSLQEQLVFKSITSDNGREFAKLGEAVTCPVYYCHAYASFERGTNENHNRMIRRFLPKGTIKTTSQEVAKIETWMNNYPRKMFKYRTPSQMLQGG encoded by the coding sequence ATGCAAGACCATTATAACACACGATGTAAAGAATTAACTTATCCAGAACGACAATGTATTGAACGTTGGCACAACAAAGATAAGCTCAGTAATCGTCAGATTGCACTTCTCTTAGGTAAAGCCCCTCAAACGATAAATAATGAAGTGCTATTAGGTCTGGTTCAACTTAAAACAAAGACCAAGTATTCATCAAGACGAGCTCAAGAACTGCACAAAGTCAATAAACAACATTGTGGTAGAAAATCAAAGCTGAGTTCTGACTTGAATCAAAAAATTTCAGAAGGTGTCCGAGATAAACAATCGCTTGAAGTGATTTTACAAAGTTTTATTGGTCTCGTTTGCCTCAAAACGCTCTACAACTGGCTTGAAAAGGGTTGGCTTGATGTAAAATACCATGAGTTGCTTTATCCGCACTATAAAAAGGCGAAAAAGCTCCGTAAAACACAACCGAAACGTCCGTTTGGTTTGTCTATTGAGGAACGTCCAGAGGAAATCAATAACCGTTCTGGCTTCGGTCACTGGGAGATTGATACGGTCATTTTAACAAGGGCGAAGAATGAATGCTTATTGACGTTGACAGAACGTGTGACACGCTTTGAGGTGATACGATTAATCCCAGATAAGTCAGCACGATCGGTCAATACAGCGCTTCAATCCCTACAAGAGCAGCTAGTGTTTAAGTCCATCACTTCAGACAATGGGAGAGAGTTTGCCAAGCTAGGTGAAGCAGTCACTTGTCCTGTATATTATTGCCATGCTTATGCAAGTTTTGAGAGGGGAACAAATGAAAATCACAATCGCATGATTCGCCGTTTCTTGCCTAAAGGGACAATAAAAACGACTTCGCAGGAAGTCGCTAAAATTGAAACGTGGATGAACAACTATCCAAGAAAAATGTTCAAGTATCGGACACCATCTCAGATGTTGCAGGGTGGCTAA
- a CDS encoding BglG family transcription antiterminator → MSHLFFQRLDNILNYLLIQTDPVTLDNLSQVTKVSSRTLRSDIKTINDHIVSHGAEIILLRKKGYVVTYQDKATFHAFWSKDNSGTFLFTTADARLRYLLRIFLTSDAYITQDELLNILYVSQNTLYNDFRALRDILANYKLKFVNKSNLGYTLVGEEQDIRYAINHAIFQEDLSEFITATNTVEKDICMNIDYQQFNSLFWHDLNPLIKVDSDYFHRNAFANLLLTVSRISDGYTLDFFEQDVSLTAASHEKIVQFVANLESAFQIRFNPSEKKYVDYILSENFPHLIASDADHVNQQLAEDIVNSILSNLKKSTGAKWVTDVSLKQNLKEHIRRLLQIHTINGNRHNPILESVKNNFPYPFELAVIVIQEVEDTYGISFSEDELSFIALYFASAIESFKDKRSSFSLAIVCGTGMTLSSIIESKIRRKFPDTFSDIEKISYLEFEARQSQAQFDLIITTIPIPNKAPHIIFLDINYFDTAFKQIERAINTLSTVVPPTSLYQDKHFYVINDQLTKAALFAKMHDALADNTFVTHHFIQQIIAREAISDTLINDVIALPHPIGDSVKISTIFPVIAPKGIEWGDSKRVKFIFFMAIRPDDVSKVQYVYDALLDFISSEKKQDLLLKTPTFDILLSLLTTNDDVA, encoded by the coding sequence ATGTCACACTTATTTTTTCAAAGACTAGATAATATTTTAAATTATCTTCTGATACAAACTGATCCGGTCACCCTAGATAACTTAAGTCAAGTGACTAAAGTATCGAGCCGGACCCTACGTTCAGATATTAAAACAATCAATGACCATATCGTCTCTCACGGTGCCGAGATTATTTTACTTAGAAAAAAAGGCTATGTTGTGACCTACCAAGATAAAGCTACATTCCATGCTTTTTGGTCTAAAGATAATTCTGGAACCTTTTTATTTACCACTGCAGATGCTAGATTACGCTATCTATTGCGCATATTTCTAACCTCTGATGCGTATATCACACAAGATGAGTTGTTAAACATCTTATATGTCAGTCAAAATACCTTATACAATGATTTTCGGGCCCTAAGAGATATACTCGCTAATTATAAGTTGAAATTCGTCAATAAGAGTAACCTTGGCTATACACTAGTTGGTGAGGAGCAAGATATTCGCTATGCCATTAATCATGCTATTTTTCAAGAAGACTTATCGGAATTTATTACCGCCACAAATACAGTAGAAAAAGATATTTGCATGAACATCGATTATCAGCAATTTAACTCCTTATTTTGGCACGACCTCAATCCACTCATCAAGGTTGATTCTGATTACTTTCATCGCAATGCCTTCGCAAATCTGCTATTAACTGTCAGTCGGATTTCTGATGGTTATACACTTGATTTTTTTGAACAGGATGTTTCTTTAACAGCAGCATCTCACGAGAAAATCGTACAGTTTGTAGCTAATCTAGAGAGTGCCTTTCAGATTAGGTTTAATCCAAGCGAAAAAAAATATGTCGACTATATTTTATCTGAGAATTTCCCACATCTGATTGCTTCAGATGCAGATCATGTGAATCAGCAACTGGCAGAAGATATCGTCAACTCAATATTGAGTAACTTAAAAAAGAGTACAGGTGCAAAATGGGTAACTGATGTAAGTCTTAAGCAAAATCTGAAGGAGCATATCCGTAGGCTCTTACAAATACATACCATAAATGGCAACAGGCATAACCCGATATTAGAGTCCGTCAAAAATAATTTCCCCTATCCTTTTGAGTTGGCTGTCATTGTCATCCAAGAAGTTGAAGACACCTATGGTATCTCTTTTTCTGAAGATGAACTCTCCTTTATCGCTTTGTATTTTGCCAGTGCTATCGAGAGTTTTAAAGATAAACGCAGCAGTTTTTCCCTAGCAATTGTTTGTGGCACTGGGATGACACTCAGCTCCATTATCGAAAGTAAGATAAGACGAAAATTTCCTGATACCTTCTCCGACATCGAAAAAATATCTTATCTAGAGTTTGAAGCGAGACAAAGTCAAGCACAGTTTGACCTGATTATTACAACGATACCAATTCCAAACAAGGCACCTCATATCATCTTTTTAGATATCAATTACTTTGATACTGCTTTTAAACAGATCGAGAGAGCGATTAACACACTTAGTACGGTTGTGCCGCCAACTAGTCTGTATCAAGACAAACATTTTTATGTGATCAATGACCAATTAACTAAAGCAGCGCTGTTTGCAAAAATGCATGACGCCTTAGCCGATAATACCTTTGTGACGCATCACTTTATCCAACAAATTATCGCAAGAGAGGCGATTTCTGACACCTTAATCAATGACGTGATTGCACTCCCACATCCTATAGGTGACAGTGTTAAAATCAGTACTATTTTCCCTGTTATTGCCCCAAAAGGCATCGAATGGGGTGACTCAAAACGTGTCAAGTTCATCTTTTTTATGGCAATTCGACCTGATGATGTCAGTAAGGTGCAATATGTCTATGATGCCTTATTGGACTTCATTTCTTCTGAAAAGAAGCAAGACCTCTTACTTAAAACCCCCACTTTTGATATCCTATTATCCCTTTTAACGACAAATGACGATGTCGCGTAA
- a CDS encoding biotin--[acetyl-CoA-carboxylase] ligase, whose amino-acid sequence MTTSTAETILTLLVDRENEWMSGQELALELNISRAAIWKAIGKLIADGFTIESQRGPGKGYRYVASEKMSVTGISHYLSEQTKAINLQVFDTLPSTNTYAKIGLISDTITQPSVIIANVQTKGAGHFGRSFSSPAQTGLYISFALPIGADKPVTPHLLAIASAVAVARTIKSLLAIELDFRWLNDLYYQGKKVGGILTEAVVNIESQTYSAIVIGIGLNLTNQAAELSFITKELDISRNQIAASLIDNFFDLYAHDEDKQVLADYRAHLLDLGKQVHIKYADQDITGLSKGVDDAGYLLVETQTGLTKLSAGETR is encoded by the coding sequence ATGACAACTTCAACAGCAGAAACGATTTTAACACTTCTTGTCGATCGAGAAAATGAATGGATGTCTGGGCAAGAACTGGCCCTTGAACTCAATATCTCTCGTGCCGCCATTTGGAAGGCCATAGGCAAACTTATCGCGGATGGGTTTACTATAGAAAGCCAGCGTGGACCTGGTAAGGGCTACCGCTATGTTGCCAGTGAAAAAATGAGTGTTACGGGTATTTCCCACTACTTATCTGAGCAGACAAAGGCGATCAACCTGCAAGTTTTTGATACCCTACCATCGACCAATACCTATGCCAAGATTGGTCTCATCAGTGACACCATCACCCAGCCTAGTGTCATCATCGCAAATGTACAAACTAAAGGGGCTGGACATTTTGGTCGCAGTTTTTCCTCACCTGCTCAAACAGGCTTATATATCAGTTTTGCTCTGCCTATAGGGGCAGACAAACCAGTAACACCACACTTGCTTGCCATTGCTAGTGCGGTAGCTGTTGCCAGAACAATCAAAAGCCTACTTGCTATTGAGCTTGACTTCAGATGGTTAAATGACCTCTACTATCAAGGGAAGAAAGTTGGTGGTATACTAACTGAAGCCGTTGTTAATATCGAGAGTCAAACTTATTCAGCTATCGTCATCGGAATTGGCTTAAATCTAACCAATCAAGCAGCTGAGCTGAGCTTTATCACAAAAGAACTTGATATCTCACGTAATCAAATCGCAGCCTCTCTCATAGACAACTTTTTTGACCTATATGCGCACGACGAAGACAAGCAGGTTTTAGCTGACTATCGGGCACACTTACTTGATTTAGGCAAACAAGTCCATATCAAGTATGCTGATCAGGACATCACAGGGCTATCTAAGGGTGTGGATGATGCGGGCTACCTTTTAGTTGAAACACAAACGGGACTTACTAAATTAAGCGCTGGTGAAACACGATAA